The Planctomycetia bacterium nucleotide sequence CGGCGTGCCGAAGGTATACCACGTGCTCGTGGCTGGAGTGCCGAACCGAGAAGAGTTAGCGCAACTCACCGAAGGCGTGCGCCTGGCGGAAGCCTATGTGCGTGCCGAGCGGGCGGAAGTTCGCGCCGAGCACAAGCAAAGTGCGACGCTGGAGATCGTACTTCGCGAAGGGCGCAATCGTGAGATTCGCCGCATCCTGGCGCGAATCGGACACAAGGTGATGCGGCTGAAACGAGTTTCCATTGGCGGCGTCAAACTCAAAGAGATGCAACCCGGCGAATGGCGGCGATTGACTTCGGAGGAAGTCGGTTGGCTGCGCAATTCCGGCGAAGGGGACCGCGAGAACTCGCGCGAACGCGATACGAGAAGTCGCTCTCGCGATACCGCCGGCCCACGCCCCGAGCGACGTCCGCCGCGCACTGGCAGCGCCGTTCCGCGCACCGGTGCGCCGCCCAGAAGTGGCACGGCATCTCGCACTGGTGCTCCGCCTCGCACTGGCGCTGCGCCTCGCGCCGGTGCTCCGCCTCGCACTGGTGCTGCGCCCCGCGCCGGTGCTCCGCCGCGAAGTGGCGCGCCGCCACGGAGCGGAGGAGCAAATCGAGGAGGCGTTGGGCGACCGCCGCGAGATGGGCAGCAAAGCCGCTCGCGCGATCAGTCCGGCCCGCCGCCGCGTCGCATGCCGGTACAGCCTCCGATGGAACTCAGCGACGCGCCGCCAATCGTGGTCGGCATGTTCGCCGACGAGCCGGGGACGATTAAGCCCTTGCCGAAGGTCAAGCCGACGAGCGGAAAGCGTCCCAAACGCCGGGTGCTGGTCGGTTCCGCGTTGCGTAAGAAGAAGCGATCGTGAGAAGCAAGTCTTCTGTAGCCGCCCTCTGTGAGGGCG carries:
- a CDS encoding pseudouridine synthase, yielding MSENKPRGPRPARGNSGPPRSGQGRPYSGKPGGRPPGGPRRARPPQRPSRDTARPDDGRERLQKVMATAGIDSRRQCEELILAGRVEIDRQVVRELGTTVDPTKQEIRVDGEVLKLRNRREYIVINKPRGVVCTNDDPDGRQRVIDLLPRMRERLFTVGRLDMESEGLILVTNDGELANMLAHPRYGVPKVYHVLVAGVPNREELAQLTEGVRLAEAYVRAERAEVRAEHKQSATLEIVLREGRNREIRRILARIGHKVMRLKRVSIGGVKLKEMQPGEWRRLTSEEVGWLRNSGEGDRENSRERDTRSRSRDTAGPRPERRPPRTGSAVPRTGAPPRSGTASRTGAPPRTGAAPRAGAPPRTGAAPRAGAPPRSGAPPRSGGANRGGVGRPPRDGQQSRSRDQSGPPPRRMPVQPPMELSDAPPIVVGMFADEPGTIKPLPKVKPTSGKRPKRRVLVGSALRKKKRS